tGTCGTCCTGCTGCAGCCGCTGCAGCTCTCCTGTGAGCTGCTGCACGTCCTGAAGGAGAGCAGAGCAGCGCTGCTGAGGTCCGAACGGGACGCCGGCACGCCGCTGCAGAAACCTCCCTCTCACCTTCTGACGCATGCAGCCGGCCCGCGCGGCGCGGCGCAGCGTCTCCTCCAGGATGTCCGTGTCGATGCTGAGCTGCTTCTTCCTCTCCCTCAGCGCCGCGTTTTCTCGCTGCAGGGAGCGGCTCACCGCCGACAGCCGGCCCAGGAGGCTCTGCAGCTCCGAGTTCTCCTGCAGAACGGACCGGGTCGCCTCCGGGAGCTTCTGCTCCACCAGATGCTGGACTTGCGCTGACATGGCCGCCACTTCTCTCTCCAACTCCTCTTCTAACCTTTTCCCAGGTTGGAGGAAACAATGAGACAGAAACGTTGAAAACGTCAGACGTTATTGACATTTTGTATGCTATAAAGGGCATTaatatgtgttttccagacTAATATAGTATAATCAAGTAATGTTAACTTGATTTGTTATATatcaaataaactgcaaaaacacaaaaccttgcTAAGCATATTTGTTTGAGTTTCTAGCTCCAGTATTTTatactcttgaaataagacaaatttaactcacaggtaacttttcagcaagaaacaggagtttgttttaactcaataattccttaaatttgtcctggttccactggcagattatttgactAACAAGACAGTTTAACTTGTAATAAGTGGACCAGTGGatcttttccatcaatattaaggaattatttacttaaaacgaACTTCCAATTTtggcagaaaagttacttgtaaatttgtttggtcttatttcaactgtaccaagatatttgcacaataaattagatcaaaaatacttcataagattttttatttttgcaatggCATTAAATTGGGAAACTTTACTTCCCAATTTAAAGCCTTGAAACTGCTTTAAACTGGCTCCTCAGTTAACCTGTAACCACGTTTTtgccagcgttgctctgagaagcagctcctacaatgagctcagtagttccaccaggtgtttgctaattgctgctggctagtctgaaggagctgagtgggggaggagctacGCCTCACAGGCGGGGCtgggtccacccaggcgttttgcacagctgaaatGTTGCCAtgaagattaaaggatttctcaaacatgcatgaaatgaTAAAGGCAAAACTCTAAAAGCGGTTAAAAGTGTCCAGATgtggatgtgaatacttttgcaaagcgcTGTAGTTTAGACTGATCAGGGGAGAACAAACTACAGGATTTTATCTTTATAAGTGTTTCAGGAACAGCAGCATGTGATGTGCTGCATCTTAACCTCCTCTTCTCCAGCTGCGCCTTCATTTCCAGGTTGCGGATCTCATCTTTGTGTTCTTCTTTCTGACGTTCGAGCTGCTTCTCCAGATTCTGCATGTTGGTCGCCAATCCGTCCTTCTGCCTCTGAAACTCTTCCAGATCACACAGTTTCCCCGCTGGCAGGAAAGGAAGAGAGGAAGTTAGTAAAGTTTTGGTTAGAGATGCAATAATCTGACATTAATATCTGTTTTGGTCTCGAAAAAATTCTAGATTTTTTATTGGTGACAGTGTGCCTGATCCATCAGGGCAGCTCTAGTCAGTCTACTTCtatgctttatttgttttatattatatttagaatttctgattttactttctgaaccattcgaaaaaaggtttattttaggtaatcaacctattgtttttgtcagtttatttattttacgttGGCTGTTGACTGAActaattaaagatgtttttagatgtttgacCAAAATTGTGAAGCTATTAGTGTATTtcagtgtgctgtactggtgcagagttatcaaataaacgtgtaattcagtatatttatgtttatttaaaaaaaaaaaaaagaaacgttttaagtcagttcagttcaaatcTCAGATATGAGAAGTGAATCGATGCATCCCTAGTATTggttcacattttttattttactgattagTTAATTACAATGATTTATTACTactttttaggtaactgtatggttATGACTGTGTGTCACACCAATTATAGTCCCACAAATACAAATACTGCTCttaaaaaacattcccatttatgacaccagtcacataaagaagcgTAAATTGTATCACTGAGCAGCAGACAGTAGcagcatttaatcatattttaatcgtattttcaaatgtattgatatttatcGATGTATTAACAATCCCACCATATGGACAGTTTTGTGGGCTTTTAACATCATCAGTTGGAATTTtgtgtgacaacaataaatcaaaattcttgtCATCACAagaaatttattgtgataaatgataaattccagaaaactgaactgCTGTTTAGACTTTGGTTTTATTACTTcatctatttttgtttatgtttgctttGATTAATTGATCTTGGATTGAAAAGATTCAATGTTTATGGAAGTTAAAGAAGTTTGCGGCCATTTCTTGTAGCTTTAGTCTCATTCTGTGCAAATGTTGAACCAAACCTCAGGACAAAACTCAGCTAAAAGctgcttttcttaaaaattgtattttttaaaaactgctcatTTCTGCACAACATAAGCACTGACCTTCACAAAATGAAACTTCGCTACATTTTTCCCAGATTAATCGGAACAGAACAGAACGTGACCCTGAATTATCTCGCAGACACGGAGGGGAAATCACCAGAGAGGACGGATTCTGCCAACACCACCACGGCATTCTTGCAGATTCCCACAGGGAGTGAAAAGTCTCACCGAGCGCcgtgtttttttcctccagcttATCGATTCGGGCCTGCAGCTCCCGCCTCAGCTGGCCTTGCTCCAGCTGCAGGGAACGCTTTTCCTGGACGGAGGTGTGACGCTCTCCCTCCAGCCGCTCCTGCAGCTCGGCCAGCTCCCCTTCCTTCTCTGAAAGGGAGTGCTTCATGTACGCTGTGATGTCCTTGTCCACGCACTGGGAGATTAGGATGTTGTTCTGCTTCTGAAGTTCACCACATTTTATCTGAAACCTgacaaaacagattaaaaccCACTAAGaaactgctttgttttaaaatgttccattaaCTCCCCATTTTACAAGGTTTGGCTCCTTTTTTCCCAGCTCACAGAAAGGAGGAGAAACCGGCCCGCAGCATCACAGGCTCCGTTCACACTGCAGACTGAAGTCACACAAAACCAATTTTTTTGCCACTCACTCTGACAACACAGATTGGATTTTTACCAATGCGACCCAGTCCACTTTTGGTGCATTcacagtttcatttcatttatagaATAGATCAGAATAGACTTTATTGATACCCAGAGGGAAATTGCTTAATAGTTGACAACTACTCCATCCAAGGTTTTACATAtcaataatacaaatataatcacaagcaataaaatttagaaaatatatatttaccttAGAGTGATGTAAGTAATTCAAATATGACAATAATTAAACAAGTAAATAGAATAACAAGGTTTTTGAAAACAAGTAATCAGTAGGATAATAGTTCCATTAATTTTTAACCTTTTGGTTATTACTCTGATTATAAAAATATGAGCAAATCTGGCAGAGTAGCTGtttttcaaaagtaattttctgCTTTACAAAGCTCAGATCACATCTACTTTACTTGACTGGcgtgttctcttgtctttcccattttgaacaGAACTTAACACAAACAGTAGTCAATAAAAATTGTCCAAGAGAAACAGGCAGTTTGAATAATAAATTTCAAAGCCTTGAAATTATATTTCCTCAGAGActgaaaataattgtaaaactgcagattttgttacaaataattttgtaattttcttcccatttattaaatttactttgaaacagtatttacagaaatgaaagatttttttccttaaaccttttacagatttttcttttcagattatgTTCAAATAATTATGTAAGCCACTAAACTTAATGATTGACTGAAGGCAAACTGAAGAGCTTTGAACTGATTTAGATACAAGAACTACAAGTTATAGTGTAAAAGGTCCTTGTAAATAAGCTAAATTCAAACTAACATTAAAAGACAGACATAAAACCGTCTGGACTTGTTGTTAAAATGAGATGCAGCTTCACTTTCCAGTTTAAAACATAATCATGGACGTTGTTTTCTTGTTACCTTTCTAGCTCCTCGTTCAAATATCCGATTTGAATCAGATATAATCTCTTTTCCTTTTCGTCGAAACCAGCTTTAGTTGTGATACTTGCTGAGTTGAGTTTTTCCTTGCTTTCGCcgctttttctctccttctttctgGGCATTGTGTCGGTTAAAGATTAGCTAAAACCTTCCAGTCCTGTTGAGCAGCTAAACTTCACCGTTGCTAGGCGACGCTGCCTTCAGGGCTCTCTGGTAAAGTTAGCTTCATCCTGGTTTTAGCTAAACACAATCggatattttattgaaaatatctgattttttaaaatatatatactttccAAAAATCTTTATGAGGCTATTTGTTATTACAAAAGCGTTTTTTAAgctatatttttgtatttttaactcaGTCTCACTATAGGTTTTGGTGACCATGTTGTGTTCAGGAAACATCGGTCATTTCCAAATGAATATCCCAACTGTTCAGTACTGTGTCTGAACGTAAAATTCTTTTTAGGGGGTTTTCCGTTTTCCTCTTTGAATATTTTGTCGAGATGATcctgtctgctgtgtgtttttctcattttactcTATTCTCTCTTCATGTCTCCCAACATGTTTTATAGTATTCAGGTCTGTGGACTAAGATTTGGTCAGTtctgaacaataaaaacagcatttacatAAACAGGATCTGAGTCTGGGCCAGTTGCTGGAAAACTTTTGAGGATTTTGGTATTGATAAATCTTCAATTACATCTCCTCCTTGGATTTAATTGTCATCCTCAGCTAGTACTTACCAGTACATGTGATGTGTACATCTATGTGTTAGAACAAGGTAATTACTTTCAGTAATATTAACTGTTCACTGTATTTTAAATTGCCCTTCAAATGACACATCAGGCtcagacagaaaataatattaaaacaacaaactgtgtACAAACAAAACGTCTCACTTCAACATAAATTGTAGTTGTGATTTTATGGAGtgaaaatattgtcaaaaagatttgtgcgtgcgtaaaaagatttgtgcgtgcgtaacaggatttgtgcgtgcgtaacaggatttgtgtgtgtgtaaaaagatttgtgtgtgcgtaacaggatttgtaaaccttaaaaataaaatacatgttgaaAAAGTACACACAAATCACCTGGTACGCACACACAAAACTGCAGATACACACAAATCCGGTTACGAgtgcacaaatctttttacgcacacacaaatctttttacgcacacacaaatctttttacgcacacacaaatctttttgacactattttcactccatataATTCTATGTCTCATTTAATTGTACTCAGaccatgtttacattttacatacagaaaattaaaggcaaccttgaatattttcttcataaGCCTGtcatagaaaaacaagaagcttCCTCAAATTTACATAAGTGTGATATTGTAAGTAATTTAAATGActtaaacaaagtaaaaacaagaatgCATGTggaaataataatgatgatgataataataataatggtaaaGAATAAGAGTATATTCCATTCAGTGAattttcactcaagtaaaagtaaaacatactcttaaaagtaaaacttttcttGAGTCCTTTCCCCCCCAAAACGTtatttgagtaaatgtaactacctccctctgctgtttgtacacaattaatgttttttttaactagtaCTAGTTATTTATAAGCAATCCTCTTAACAATTACATGTTTCAACTTGTCTTGAAACTATATGAGCGTCagtttctgaaatgagtgatatataaaataaagaacattttcagattattctagttcttttattattatcatcattctTATTTGAAAGCTCCTCTCCCAGTTTGCTCATGGGAGGGGCTGTAATCTCAAATCCGGGCACCAGTATAAAACTGACCCAGTGAACTCCTGCACACTCTAAACACTGTAACACTTTGACCGTCTCTGTTAGCCGAGTCCCTGGAGCCAACATGCCCGCCGTCATGAGCAGAATCCGGCCGATAAAGCCAGAGGAATCCAGGCCGCAGTCTCCTTCCAAATCCCGCAAGTCGCCCAGGATGCCCAAATGTTCCCGCTGCAGGAACCACGGCTTCTTCTCTGCCCTGAAGGGCCACAAGCGCTTCTGCAACTGGAGGGACTGCCAGTGCGCCAAATGCAACCTGATTGCCCAAAGACAGCGCGTCATGGCTGCGCAGGTAACCGTTACTGCTGCCGTCATCCGGCCGTTAACGACTCCCGAAATAGTCCCTCAATTTTAActctttaaatgtaattatattgatttaaaatcaCGTTATTAtcgcttttattgtttttaattcaaataaaacgcGAACATTTCAGATGAAATGCATGTGACTTGTGTTAGCATGATTTTGAGCCAGCAAGCTAGCCGTTAATGGCCGCGATGCTACATTTTACTCACATAAAACTGGAAAGTAGCAAAAACTAATCAGTtactttgtatatatttttaaaatgaatttagcAGGCAACTTTCTAACATGTTTAAGTAACAATGATTagtaattttttgtttgctcaTATGTTTTGATATTTAACTGGTGTTTTAGAAACAATCAGTTTGTATGTCCGGGGTGTTCAAGGTGCGGCCTGCGGACCATTTGCGACCCGATGACTAATTTTGCTGTCAgtgcagagataaaaaaaaataaaattgttatttaCATCTTAGAAtgttaaaatgattaaagtattaatcttttaataattaatttttggTAAACTGAACCATAAATATACACTGACTGTGCTCTTAAATCTCAATTTAATTGACTCATTATCTGCTAAAtatggcaaatattttttaaaaagagaatcCCAAATCCACTCTTATTGCTGAGAATagaccaaaaagcaaaaatcagtCAACCCACACAGAAAATGGCAAACTACAGGCGTTTCTTTTAATTGGAACAAACCTATAAAACACATCTTTTGTCCTCAAAcatgactattttttttaataaaacatttcttgaagagtttatacattttatgctttttcgtttttgatgattttggctgatgtggaaaaaagttCAGATGCCACGGTTGTATGGCAACACAGATTATTTGAgtactaaatatttaaagtaacagcaatgtattgtaaaaaaaaaaaactagtaaaAAAGTTACAACATTACAAGATAAAAGACACTAAAATTTATAATCAAATGATCAAAAGTGTATATATTGGATAACTTATATACAAGTTTTATCCCAGTTATTTTGTTACTGTGCTTTTTTAAGTGTATCAAAGATAAGCTGTGCATATATTTTACACATATTACAGGATTATTACAAAGCAACATGTTGCAAAAAGTCCATTCATCATTAATGATTATAACAGATTTCTAATGACTCGTCTTAATCagctttaaaaccaaaaattacTCTTTAAGACAAATAAACAATCAGTTAATTTTAATAGCAAAGATCCAACTATATggataattttccttttttcttatgGAAATTTACACCAAGAGCTCCATTCAGAAATACATCCCACACAtgttgctggacgataaattgtcccagaagttaatgtgataaacaataatgttgttttgagaccgtTTTAAAGTAATATGGTAGATGAGGCATTCTCCAAAATCtatgaactttaaattctggtgaacatttaacactggaactgcaggacattttaaatatcaagaacaacaaaaacagcaaataaaatgagctatgggtctgtaaacaaaattgcccatCTAAATAAAGAGCTGGTtgagactgaagacttttatcatccagtttttggtagaaggAGAAAAGCAATAAACCATGCAAAttgaaatgattgagtttgttttaatttatcgtgggattaattgattcattgcAACATGTCTAACTATAGTGCTTACTTCTTACCACTGCAAATCTTTGCTATagcagtttttaaatcaaaaacggACTGAAACaccagcaacatttaatttcccattggaataaataaatgtttttttaattgaatttctaACATTTCCTCTCAGTTTGTAGTCAATGTTTTCAATGGGAGAAATAATGtacctttcatttttatttcctgacttATTTAAAGTGAGCATTTAAAATAAGTGTTAGGAGAACTGATGTTGCATTTGTTCTGAAATATAATTAGAAATAGGCCTTCatggggtgtgctgtggtggcgcaggggttaagcacaacccacatataaCCCTTGGTCCTTGAcacggctgtcgcaggttcgattcccggcctggcggcctttgccgcatgtcttcccccttctctcattgccctctttcctgtcgattcactgtcaaataaaggtcactagagccaataaaatctttaaaaaaaaaaaagaaataggcCTTCACGATAAGAAATTTTGCTGAATggttaattgtctcaaaaattattgcgataaacgataatattgtttgaagacctttttacactgatttaatggaaatgacgtaataatgcatgcgatttcctgccaaagatagatacactttattttcaaaagaacactaaacactggaactgataaacaaaataaactaaacaaccaaaaacaaaataaaatggattctcagtctccattaacaaaaaatgtacttgaataaaaactaaacaacataaagccaaagtggaaataaatactgcattcaaccaaaagagggcagattatgaagtctgtatattatgttgcccttcagtaataattcgatttaaatagagaagatgggcacatcgactacctgatgcaatagttcacactacatgattttttgctcctatttttccccttaagaccatcttagaacgttggtggttctaagattgtcgcttacGATTTCGTAACCGATCCTCCTGTAgcgtgtggtgtgttacggtagatcaggGGCTCAATAGGTCGATCACGGGAAGGTTTTCAGTTGATCTCTGCAGTtggtgacaaactgaacgccGCCAGGACCATGAGAGcagaacttcctcttctgacgcgcttatcaaaatattcactaagatcCTAAACGTAtgtagcttcattaaagaacaatatatatatatatatatatatatatatatatatatatttaaatcaacaaaacctgttaaaatttatattctcagtaattattgtttcaacaaggtgttgcgcAATTCAGTGAGTTTCagttccattaacaaaaaaaaaagcgacTCAAAGACCGACTGactagcagagcaggagtttacaTTAGCTAACCAAccaataatcgagaaataaatatcaagcctggaaacttgacatcgtaacggactgaatgttacgTTTTTAACATAATCGCTGCTCcgcttgcggggcgcaggcggttgccacggcaacgggTGTGCTTAgcgacaaagagagagagagagagagtaaaacgGTAGGGgaatctcactgaggaagaaatatactgcattaggttttctatcactttattattgctgctataactgatgtatatttgcatataaaataagtcaatagagtttaatatacaatttttatgtcttcgtgtcatgaggtagatctcagccggctggtgagagaaaaagtagatcttggtaTCAAAAGTTTGAGCACCCTGCGGTAGATCGTTGTTGCCTCTcagatctaaatcaggggtttttccccgactgggagcctgttgaatgtg
The genomic region above belongs to Xiphophorus maculatus strain JP 163 A chromosome 12, X_maculatus-5.0-male, whole genome shotgun sequence and contains:
- the LOC102218129 gene encoding cilia- and flagella-associated protein 157-like, producing MPRKKERKSGESKEKLNSASITTKAGFDEKEKRLYLIQIGYLNEELERFQIKCGELQKQNNILISQCVDKDITAYMKHSLSEKEGELAELQERLEGERHTSVQEKRSLQLEQGQLRRELQARIDKLEEKNTALAGKLCDLEEFQRQKDGLATNMQNLEKQLERQKEEHKDEIRNLEMKAQLEKRRLEEELEREVAAMSAQVQHLVEQKLPEATRSVLQENSELQSLLGRLSAVSRSLQRENAALRERKKQLSIDTDILEETLRRAARAGCMRQKDVQQLTGELQRLQQDDREKQQQLERIQAEQARVLADMEALRLDRAALSAEWSRSRSERNQLQVKLAEERKRRSMMKSILQEAAYALRQALKEAPAEQQDVDGAPQWRRLLQNLQEVLDRQTGTCSSAERLSGSQASPRAENRSFQSQPSRHRTHGSCQVSQPGPKPRGALCRSGAASCSSLLPLHRKPTIQKSSSSVNFSHSSKQSNGQNFLQINPKNTRKDLSITEKYI